The proteins below are encoded in one region of Ostrea edulis chromosome 3, xbOstEdul1.1, whole genome shotgun sequence:
- the LOC125677351 gene encoding ras-related and estrogen-regulated growth inhibitor-like, with product MRTMSVPRRKISVSSKQKPLRIAILGQNGVGKSALTVRFITRRFIGEYDPDLEKVYACSRCIDGDTVTLELLDTAAQEEKCRLEDHIKWAEAYILMYSVTDRCSFSEVSRLKFLINSYSKKQRKSVTSPDSVMMSTPVVLVANQIDRIHDRMVTQDEGFQRSLELGCLSFYEISVRENVDSVSNIFEDIYLMCRKPRKCRQQLCKQLSLPAFINEDKPEETFDPSSLNRRRKAIFTVS from the exons ATGAGAACTATGTCGGTACCTCGACGAAAAATATCAGTGTCTTCGAAACAGAAACCATTGCGGATTGCTATCCTTGGTCAAAATGGGGTCGGGAAATCGG CCCTTACAGTGCGTTTCATCACCCGGCGGTTCATAGGGGAATACGATCCAGATTTAG AAAAAGTTTACGCCTGTTCACGATGCATAGATGGTGACACTGTGACTCTCGAACTATTGGATACTGCCGCACAG GAGGAGAAATGTCGTTTAGAAGATCATATCAAATGGGCGGAGGCTTATATCCTTATGTATTCTGTGACGGACCGGTGTAGCTTTAGTGAAGTGAGTAGGCTGAAATTCCTCATCAATTCCTATAGCAAGAAACAACGCAAAAGTGTTACGTCACCAGATTCTGTTATGATGTCAACACCAGTGGTTCTAGTGGCCAATCAGATTGACAGAATTCATGACAGGATGGTGACACAGGATGAAGGATTTCAACGATCTCTAGAGCTTGGCTgtttatctttctatgaaattTCTGTCAGGGAAAACGTGGACTCCGTTTCCAATATATTCGAAGACATTTATCTCATGTGCCGGAAACCGCGCAAATGTCGTCAACAGCTCTGCAAACAGTTGTCGTTACCAGCCTTTATAAACGAAGATAAACCGGAAGAGACTTTTGACCCGTCTTCTTTGAACAGACGACGAAAAGCTATCTTTACTGTGAGCTAA